From Methanosarcina lacustris Z-7289, one genomic window encodes:
- the trkA gene encoding Trk system potassium transporter TrkA — protein sequence MKAVIIGAGEVGYHIAKALSPKNDVVIIEKDEDAIRRVDELDVLVIEGNGANADILSKVLQNADLLVAVTGVDEVNIVACMTTKLITKGKPGWKDTKTIARVSNPDYIDSPVTSRSQVGVDLMICPELSLASEIADVLSSPSAIDAEMFAEGKVKMTEFAISSESRLVGKKIQDLQLADCCIVSAVFRNKEIIIPHGDDLIKANDHMVVVGKPESMEHLEAIFGSQMPHRTRILLIGCGIVGIYLAKLIDKEENVDLRIIEHRKSRCIEVAEMLENALVLNGDGTDVSLLREENIEDMDVVIAVTDSDEKNLLCALLAKQLGAKKVIARADRSDYLPLFEMVGIDIAVSPREATVNEVLKLTMGKGIQTLTTIEGETAEIIEYTASERCRIVGKPLNKVKFPKGALINMVVRGKDTIIPRGDFVINNGDRVVIFAMASAVSEVEKIFR from the coding sequence ATGAAGGCTGTAATTATTGGTGCAGGGGAAGTAGGCTATCATATTGCAAAAGCCCTCTCTCCTAAAAATGATGTGGTAATTATAGAGAAAGACGAGGACGCGATAAGAAGAGTAGATGAACTTGACGTGCTCGTAATTGAAGGAAACGGCGCAAATGCTGATATTCTTTCCAAAGTCTTGCAGAATGCTGACCTTCTCGTGGCTGTTACAGGCGTTGATGAGGTCAACATCGTTGCCTGCATGACCACCAAGCTGATCACAAAGGGCAAACCCGGCTGGAAGGATACAAAGACCATAGCAAGGGTTAGCAATCCCGATTACATAGATTCTCCAGTTACTTCAAGGTCTCAGGTGGGCGTTGACCTTATGATCTGCCCTGAACTTTCGCTCGCATCGGAAATTGCTGATGTGCTCTCAAGCCCCTCTGCCATAGATGCGGAAATGTTTGCCGAGGGAAAAGTAAAGATGACTGAGTTTGCAATAAGTTCGGAAAGCAGACTTGTGGGAAAGAAGATCCAGGACCTTCAGCTTGCTGACTGTTGCATCGTCAGTGCGGTTTTCCGGAATAAAGAAATTATAATTCCTCATGGAGACGATTTAATCAAGGCAAACGACCACATGGTAGTTGTGGGCAAGCCAGAATCTATGGAACACCTTGAGGCCATTTTCGGGAGCCAGATGCCCCACAGAACCAGAATTCTCCTTATTGGTTGCGGAATTGTAGGCATCTATCTGGCAAAACTGATCGACAAAGAAGAAAACGTTGACCTGAGGATTATTGAGCACAGGAAGAGCCGTTGCATAGAAGTGGCTGAAATGCTTGAAAACGCTCTTGTGCTCAACGGGGACGGCACTGATGTCAGCCTCCTCAGGGAAGAGAATATTGAGGATATGGATGTTGTTATTGCGGTTACGGACAGTGACGAGAAGAACCTTCTCTGTGCCCTGCTTGCAAAGCAGCTCGGGGCAAAGAAGGTAATTGCAAGAGCTGACCGCTCTGACTACCTTCCTCTTTTTGAGATGGTCGGGATAGACATTGCTGTAAGTCCCAGGGAAGCAACTGTAAATGAGGTCCTGAAACTTACCATGGGCAAAGGTATACAGACACTCACGACTATCGAAGGAGAAACAGCTGAAATCATAGAATATACGGCTTCCGAGAGGTGCAGGATTGTCGGCAAACCTTTAAACAAAGTAAAGTTCCCTAAAGGAGCTCTTATCAACATGGTAGTACGCGGAAAAGATACTATAATTCCAAGGGGGGATTTCGTTATCAACAACGGTGACCGTGTGGTTATTTTCGCCATGGCTTCTGCTGTTTCTGAAGTGGAAAAAATATTCCGGTAA
- the trkA gene encoding Trk system potassium transporter TrkA yields the protein MKAVIIGAGEVGYHIAKFLSLTHDVVVIENNEDALRRADELDVQVVEGNGANADVLASILPDADILVAVTGVDEVNIVACMTAKLIIKSHAGWVETKTIARVSNPDYIDVPVTSRAQVGVDVMICPELALASEVAEVLSNPSAIDAEMFAGGKVQMMEFAIRPDNRYVGKHMQDLQLADCCIVSAIFRENEIIIPRGDDLIKANDHMVIIGKPRAMEDLENIFGNKVPHRNRILLIGCGIVGFYLAKIIDKDENADLKVIEYRKSRCIEVAEVLENALILNGDGTDVSLLREENIEEMDVVIAVTDSDEKNLLCALLAKQMGAKKVIARADRSDYVPLFEMVGIDIAVSPRAATVNEVLKLTMGKGIETLATLDGEKAEIIEYTASGQSKIIGKPLNKVKFPKGAIITMVVQNGEVVIPRGDFIILESDKVIVFALSSSVPHVEKLFR from the coding sequence ATGAAAGCAGTGATTATCGGCGCAGGCGAAGTTGGATATCATATCGCAAAGTTTCTTTCCCTCACACACGATGTGGTTGTTATCGAGAACAATGAGGACGCCCTGAGACGAGCGGACGAGCTGGATGTTCAGGTCGTGGAAGGAAACGGCGCAAACGCCGATGTTCTTGCGAGTATTCTTCCTGATGCGGACATTCTCGTTGCTGTCACGGGGGTCGATGAAGTTAATATTGTTGCCTGTATGACTGCAAAGCTGATCATAAAATCCCACGCAGGCTGGGTAGAAACAAAAACTATTGCTAGAGTTAGCAACCCTGACTACATAGATGTACCCGTTACTTCCAGAGCTCAGGTCGGGGTGGACGTTATGATCTGCCCTGAACTCGCGCTCGCTTCAGAGGTTGCCGAGGTGCTTTCAAACCCTTCTGCAATAGATGCGGAAATGTTTGCCGGGGGTAAAGTTCAGATGATGGAATTTGCCATCCGCCCTGACAACAGGTATGTAGGAAAGCATATGCAGGACCTTCAGCTTGCTGACTGTTGTATCGTCAGTGCGATTTTCCGGGAAAACGAAATAATCATCCCCCGAGGAGACGATTTAATCAAGGCAAACGACCACATGGTAATCATTGGCAAACCCAGAGCCATGGAAGACCTCGAAAATATTTTTGGAAATAAAGTGCCCCACAGAAACAGAATTCTCCTTATTGGCTGCGGAATTGTGGGTTTTTACCTTGCCAAGATTATCGATAAGGATGAGAACGCGGACCTCAAGGTTATTGAGTACCGGAAAAGCCGCTGTATAGAAGTAGCTGAGGTGCTGGAAAATGCTCTTATACTCAATGGGGACGGCACTGATGTCAGCCTTCTCAGGGAAGAAAATATCGAGGAGATGGATGTTGTTATTGCAGTTACGGACAGCGACGAAAAGAACCTTCTCTGTGCCCTTCTTGCAAAGCAAATGGGCGCCAAAAAAGTGATTGCAAGAGCTGACAGATCGGATTATGTGCCTCTTTTCGAGATGGTGGGAATCGATATTGCAGTAAGCCCGAGAGCAGCAACCGTAAACGAAGTCCTCAAACTTACCATGGGAAAAGGCATAGAAACCCTTGCAACTCTTGATGGCGAAAAAGCAGAAATTATCGAATATACAGCATCAGGGCAGTCAAAAATTATAGGAAAACCGCTCAACAAGGTCAAATTTCCAAAAGGTGCAATCATCACCATGGTAGTTCAGAATGGAGAGGTCGTTATCCCCAGAGGGGATTTCATCATCCTGGAAAGCGATAAAGTCATCGTTTTTGCTCTTTCTTCCTCTGTCCCGCATGTTGAGAAGTTGTTTAGATAA
- a CDS encoding TrkH family potassium uptake protein, whose product MNIKIVFYVLGGLLRLLGLLMVIPLGVAYYYGESLTPFLVSIVITVITGLILLSYKTDEDWMRKEGFAIVALGWLAAAVFGAIPFMLNGISPLNSLFESMSAFTTTGSTILTDIEIHPKGILFWRCMMQWLGGMGIIVLFIAILPKLGVAGRQLFRAEAPGPTEDKLKPRIRGTAKILWMVYFVISFAQVVALMLAGLSLYDAITHTFTTMACGGFSPYGASVEAFHSPLVEFIITFFMFVAGANFALHYRAIYVDKDFLLKDDEFRFYTALTLAATGLLTLLLYRDLGTGLFDSFRLSIFQVVSIMTTTGFATTDFNLWSESGKMVLLLVMFIGGCAGSTGGGIKVVRVLMLLRHGRVELFKSLHPRAIRSVKFNNKTVPDEVINSIFSFVVIYLLVFISSALILSVLGMDIITSITASIATLGNIGPGLNVVGPMGTFDPIPPLGKLILIANMWIGRLEVYTVIVLFTPEFWNK is encoded by the coding sequence ATGAATATTAAGATTGTTTTCTATGTACTTGGCGGTTTACTCAGGCTTCTCGGGCTGCTCATGGTTATTCCCCTCGGAGTCGCATACTATTACGGGGAGAGCCTGACACCTTTTCTTGTTTCTATAGTAATAACCGTTATTACCGGCTTAATCCTGCTTTCTTATAAAACTGATGAAGACTGGATGCGCAAAGAAGGCTTTGCAATTGTCGCTCTGGGCTGGCTTGCTGCTGCTGTTTTCGGAGCAATTCCTTTTATGCTTAACGGAATTTCTCCCCTCAATTCCCTTTTTGAATCCATGTCGGCCTTTACCACCACAGGTTCGACAATTCTGACTGATATCGAAATACATCCAAAAGGCATTCTCTTCTGGCGGTGTATGATGCAGTGGCTGGGCGGTATGGGCATTATTGTGCTCTTCATTGCTATTCTGCCAAAACTCGGAGTTGCCGGCCGCCAGCTTTTCCGGGCTGAAGCTCCGGGTCCCACGGAAGATAAGCTAAAACCAAGAATAAGGGGAACTGCAAAGATCCTGTGGATGGTCTATTTTGTAATCTCATTCGCGCAGGTTGTCGCTCTCATGCTTGCAGGTCTTTCGCTATATGATGCAATCACTCATACTTTTACCACAATGGCCTGTGGAGGTTTCTCGCCTTATGGGGCGAGTGTTGAAGCTTTTCACAGCCCTCTGGTCGAATTCATAATAACTTTCTTTATGTTCGTCGCAGGCGCAAACTTTGCCCTTCATTACAGGGCGATTTATGTTGACAAGGATTTCCTTCTAAAAGACGATGAATTCCGCTTCTATACAGCCCTCACCCTTGCAGCAACCGGACTTCTTACCCTCCTGCTCTACCGTGACCTTGGTACAGGTCTTTTTGACTCTTTCAGGCTTTCTATCTTTCAGGTAGTTTCCATCATGACAACGACGGGGTTTGCCACAACGGATTTTAACCTCTGGTCCGAATCGGGAAAGATGGTTCTTCTCCTCGTTATGTTTATTGGCGGGTGTGCCGGCTCCACAGGTGGAGGCATTAAGGTCGTGCGCGTCCTTATGCTCCTCAGACATGGAAGAGTAGAACTTTTCAAATCCCTTCATCCGAGAGCCATAAGAAGTGTAAAATTCAACAATAAAACCGTGCCAGACGAGGTTATAAATTCTATTTTCTCCTTTGTAGTGATCTATCTCCTGGTTTTTATCTCAAGCGCCCTTATCCTCTCGGTTCTGGGTATGGACATCATAACTTCAATTACTGCTTCCATAGCCACTCTCGGGAACATAGGTCCAGGTTTAAATGTAGTAGGGCCGATGGGTACTTTTGACCCAATCCCTCCTCTCGGAAAATTAATCCTGATTGCAAATATGTGGATTGGAAGGCTTGAAGTCTACACTGTAATCGTTCTCTTTACGCCGGAGTTCTGGAATAAGTAA
- a CDS encoding digeranylgeranylglycerophospholipid reductase: protein MKDMYDVLVIGAGPAGSIAAKTAAEKGLDVLLIEKRQEIGDPVRCAEGVNKEYLKRHVEIDDSWICADLKGSRIYSPNGTKIEMAQEISGGEVGYVLERKIFDRALAGNAAKAGAEVRVKTRATGLIIEDDFVKGARLMHLGKEFEVRAKIVIGADGVESKVGRWAGIDTSLKPIDIETCAQYLIAGVDVDQEYCEFYIGSKLAPGGYIWIFPKGEGKANVGVGLLGNKTGKFKPRPIDYLNSFMEKKFPNASIVEMVFGGVPVSGNIEKTSTNGLMLVGDAARQSDPITGGGILNAMDAGKLAGVAAYEAISVGDVSFEKLEEVYEKRWRETTGHDIDMSLIVKNCFINLQDEDLDALASSLKEVRFERMRLFDLLQALFKANKKLLWDLRILFKDAAKEVIKNREHNA from the coding sequence ATGAAGGATATGTATGATGTTCTGGTGATAGGAGCCGGTCCTGCAGGTTCCATTGCTGCAAAAACAGCAGCTGAAAAAGGGCTTGATGTACTATTAATTGAAAAACGCCAGGAAATAGGGGACCCTGTACGCTGCGCCGAAGGTGTGAATAAAGAATATCTTAAAAGACACGTTGAAATTGACGACAGCTGGATCTGCGCCGACCTCAAGGGTTCCCGTATTTACTCCCCTAACGGCACGAAGATAGAAATGGCACAGGAAATCTCCGGTGGAGAGGTTGGATATGTCCTTGAAAGAAAAATATTTGACCGCGCCCTCGCCGGAAATGCTGCAAAAGCCGGAGCAGAGGTAAGGGTAAAGACAAGGGCAACCGGGCTGATCATTGAAGACGACTTCGTGAAGGGAGCCAGGCTCATGCACCTGGGAAAAGAGTTTGAGGTAAGGGCCAAAATAGTCATAGGTGCAGACGGAGTCGAGTCCAAGGTGGGCAGGTGGGCAGGGATAGATACCTCCCTGAAACCCATAGATATAGAAACCTGTGCCCAGTACCTTATAGCAGGCGTGGACGTAGACCAGGAATACTGCGAATTTTATATAGGAAGCAAGCTCGCCCCCGGAGGCTACATCTGGATCTTCCCTAAAGGGGAAGGCAAAGCCAACGTGGGAGTCGGACTTCTCGGAAATAAGACCGGAAAATTCAAGCCCAGACCTATCGATTACCTCAATAGTTTTATGGAGAAAAAGTTCCCCAATGCCAGTATCGTAGAAATGGTTTTTGGTGGAGTCCCGGTCTCGGGAAACATTGAAAAAACCTCTACAAACGGGTTAATGCTTGTTGGAGATGCTGCACGCCAGTCCGACCCGATCACAGGCGGCGGGATCCTGAACGCGATGGATGCAGGAAAGCTTGCCGGAGTGGCTGCTTACGAAGCCATATCCGTAGGGGACGTCTCCTTTGAAAAGCTCGAAGAAGTCTATGAAAAACGCTGGAGAGAAACCACAGGGCATGACATAGACATGAGCCTCATAGTAAAGAACTGTTTTATCAACCTCCAGGACGAGGACCTGGACGCTCTTGCAAGTTCCCTCAAAGAAGTAAGGTTTGAGAGAATGAGACTTTTTGACCTTCTGCAGGCACTCTTTAAAGCCAATAAAAAACTGCTCTGGGACCTTCGCATACTTTTCAAGGACGCAGCAAAAGAAGTGATAAAGAACAGAGAACATAATGCCTGA
- a CDS encoding 4Fe-4S binding protein — translation MTGELVSVNINRYKCGYCGACVGVCPKGALELVETWIEVDESICIACGICDRICPVGAIEVTK, via the coding sequence ATGACAGGTGAGCTGGTGAGCGTCAACATAAATAGATACAAATGTGGATACTGTGGGGCCTGTGTGGGAGTCTGCCCTAAGGGGGCACTCGAACTTGTAGAAACCTGGATTGAAGTAGATGAAAGTATCTGTATCGCATGCGGGATATGTGATCGTATCTGTCCTGTAGGAGCAATCGAGGTAACAAAATGA
- a CDS encoding TetR/AcrR family transcriptional regulator → MRSFTDEEREVIKRKIIDRGKDCFARYGIKKTSIEDLTEGLGIAKSSFYSFFNNKEDLFLQIFKEEREALKDSILENSFLKYRTEPDKAIRAYLRYVLHIVDNHPIWRKVFIEKEHLELTISRSSEEEIKNIRRDNVAIILPFFEEWADAGLLIDKPARILAETTQAALSLIHVRKEFETDYFPEIMDILIDLLANNIVKKVPDAPGRSLMEKTHKKGD, encoded by the coding sequence GTGCGGTCTTTTACGGATGAAGAACGAGAGGTCATAAAACGAAAAATTATTGACCGGGGAAAAGACTGTTTTGCCAGATACGGGATTAAGAAAACAAGTATTGAGGACCTTACCGAGGGCCTGGGAATTGCAAAGAGTTCTTTTTACTCTTTTTTTAACAACAAAGAAGATCTCTTTCTCCAGATCTTTAAGGAAGAAAGGGAAGCTTTAAAGGACAGTATACTTGAAAATTCCTTTCTGAAATATAGAACGGAACCTGATAAAGCTATCAGGGCTTATCTCCGGTACGTGTTGCATATCGTAGATAACCATCCGATCTGGAGAAAAGTTTTCATTGAGAAAGAGCACCTTGAACTGACAATTTCCCGGTCATCGGAGGAAGAAATTAAAAATATTCGTAGAGATAACGTGGCAATAATTCTGCCTTTTTTTGAAGAATGGGCGGATGCCGGACTTCTTATAGACAAACCAGCCCGGATTCTTGCCGAAACCACACAGGCGGCCCTTTCCCTCATCCACGTCAGAAAAGAATTTGAGACTGATTATTTTCCCGAAATTATGGATATCTTAATTGACCTGCTGGCAAACAACATCGTAAAAAAAGTACCTGATGCCCCAGGCAGGAGTTTGATGGAAAAAACACATAAAAAAGGTGACTGA
- the cofC gene encoding 2-phospho-L-lactate guanylyltransferase, with protein sequence MKAVIPYKKAGAKSRLSPVLSLEEREEFVELMLSQVIESLEEAGIEKIDVLSPSGYGLEGMTKARVLLDEKDLNEALNRYLEEAEEPVLIVMADLPLLSSDHIKGITSTKKDVCIVPGKGGGTNALFIKNPSSYRVRYYGSSFLTHCSIATAAGQNFEIYDSFLAGTDIDEPEDLVELMIHGKGPARDYITRKFRLEVSRGRVGLVPL encoded by the coding sequence ATGAAAGCCGTCATCCCCTATAAGAAAGCCGGTGCAAAATCCCGATTATCCCCTGTCTTGAGCCTTGAAGAAAGGGAAGAGTTTGTAGAACTCATGTTAAGCCAGGTAATCGAGTCCCTTGAGGAAGCCGGTATTGAAAAAATCGACGTTCTCAGCCCTTCGGGCTACGGGCTTGAGGGCATGACGAAAGCGAGAGTTCTGCTGGACGAAAAAGATCTGAATGAAGCCCTTAACAGGTACCTCGAAGAGGCAGAAGAGCCTGTCCTGATTGTTATGGCTGACCTGCCTTTACTCTCCTCGGACCACATAAAAGGGATAACTTCAACTAAAAAAGATGTCTGCATTGTCCCCGGAAAAGGCGGAGGTACGAATGCCCTTTTTATAAAAAACCCTTCCAGCTACAGGGTAAGGTATTACGGTTCAAGTTTTCTGACCCACTGTTCGATTGCAACAGCTGCAGGACAGAATTTTGAAATCTATGACTCCTTCCTTGCAGGCACGGATATAGATGAGCCCGAAGACCTGGTGGAACTTATGATCCATGGAAAAGGACCTGCAAGAGACTACATTACCCGGAAATTCAGGTTGGAGGTCAGCCGGGGAAGGGTTGGGCTGGTCCCTCTTTGA
- the cofH gene encoding 7,8-didemethyl-8-hydroxy-5-deazariboflavin synthase subunit CofH, producing the protein MYTKKPAISEAVIERAHQGKCTKEDALLLLNGNPFELFELANELRANAVGDIVSYVVNRNIYITNKCIGNCGFCAYRTDTGYILSVEEILKKTEDAREAGAVEVCIQGGYTPETDMEFYLEIIESIKSSFPDICIHALSPMEVNYAARISGMSVEEAMRKLKKSGLDSLTGTSAEILSDRVRKIICPGKINTQQWIDTVTAAHRAGISTNSTIMYGHVETLEERLDHVFTLRKIQQETGGFSELIPMSFLPYNNPVGEKMLASGKFSSTGLEDLQMIAISRVILHTHINNIQATWVKLGKKLAQFALQCGANDLGGTLMEDQISTASGGNYGEYVSPAEFEWMIKGAGRIPMQRDTLYRKAEPRFPDREGSLPNCRRAGIGSRE; encoded by the coding sequence ATGTACACGAAAAAACCGGCAATCTCCGAAGCTGTCATTGAGAGAGCACACCAGGGAAAATGCACTAAAGAAGACGCTCTTCTCCTGCTTAATGGAAACCCGTTTGAACTTTTTGAGCTTGCAAATGAACTTCGAGCCAATGCTGTTGGTGACATTGTAAGTTATGTTGTAAACAGGAATATCTACATCACAAACAAATGCATCGGAAACTGTGGGTTCTGTGCTTACAGAACCGATACCGGGTATATACTGAGTGTGGAAGAAATCCTGAAAAAAACAGAAGATGCAAGAGAAGCCGGAGCCGTGGAGGTCTGCATCCAGGGAGGGTACACCCCGGAAACTGATATGGAGTTCTACCTGGAAATAATAGAGTCCATAAAATCCAGTTTCCCCGACATCTGCATCCATGCCCTGTCCCCGATGGAAGTAAACTATGCTGCTAGAATTTCCGGTATGTCCGTAGAAGAAGCAATGCGTAAGCTTAAAAAAAGCGGACTTGACTCTCTTACTGGAACCTCAGCTGAGATTCTTTCCGATAGGGTGAGGAAAATTATCTGCCCTGGAAAAATCAATACACAGCAATGGATCGATACTGTAACTGCGGCACACAGGGCAGGAATTTCCACCAATTCAACCATCATGTACGGACATGTGGAAACTCTGGAAGAGCGTCTTGACCACGTTTTTACTCTTCGCAAAATCCAGCAGGAAACAGGAGGGTTTTCGGAACTCATCCCTATGTCTTTTTTGCCTTACAATAACCCTGTAGGGGAAAAGATGCTCGCCTCCGGAAAGTTCTCAAGCACAGGACTTGAAGACCTGCAAATGATTGCTATTTCTCGCGTGATCCTGCACACTCATATAAACAACATCCAGGCCACATGGGTAAAGCTCGGGAAAAAACTTGCCCAGTTTGCCCTGCAGTGCGGGGCAAACGACCTTGGCGGCACACTTATGGAAGACCAGATCTCGACAGCGTCGGGCGGCAACTACGGAGAATACGTGTCTCCTGCGGAGTTTGAATGGATGATAAAAGGTGCCGGAAGAATCCCCATGCAGAGGGACACCCTGTACCGGAAGGCAGAACCCAGGTTCCCTGACCGGGAAGGTTCGCTGCCGAATTGCAGAAGAGCTGGAATAGGCAGCAGGGAATAA